Part of the Aquificaceae bacterium genome, AGAGCAACACAGGAAGAGGATACTGGAAGAGTTAATCCTGCAAAAAGCAGAGGAGACTTTAAAAGATTACAGATACATTTTCTCAAGCTGGAATAATCTGGCACACGAGCTAAGACGCTACAACGAGCTTAGGGAGGTGGTGGAGAGTGATATAAGAGAGGTTCTCATAAAGCATGCGGACAGGCTAACGGAAATATATAACCAAGTCCCCGAAGTTCCAGAGGAAGTATTTTGGGGGCTTGTGGAGGATGTTCTGGAGGACTGGACAACAAGGACGGTAAGCTTTGAGGAAGCAAGGGAAGAACTATATAAGAGAGGATACAGACTGCCATACAGCCTTTACTCGCAGTATGTAGCAAAAAGAAATAAACAATTAGAAGCCGTATCTTCTTCACCCCCCTCCTCCTCTGAATTGGCAGGCTCCCAGCCTGCCCTTTCTACAGAGCCTGACTGGTCTGATTGGGGCGGTCCAGAGTGGAAGGAAGCAGAATCATCTAAAAGCAAGAAGTCTCAGAAGCCAGAGAAAGGTTTTGACCTCAATAAGGAAATAGACGAAGCCATAGAGCTTGCAGCCACGGCTCTTGCAGTATATCTAACGAAGCTCTCTCCAGACGAATGGGAGGAATACGTGTGGAAGCCCTTTACTGAGAAGATGATGTCGCTTTTAGAAAGTGTAAGAAGGAGACACAGATGAAGCTAAGGGCAATACAACTTTACCTGCAGGGTTTTTCTGTATCACAGATAGCAAAACTCCTGAAGCACAACAGGGCAACGATATACAGATGGATAAAAGGCTTGCCACAGAAGAGGAGGGGAAGACAGAGGAAAGTGCGTGAGATACCAAACGAGCTTATAGAGAAGCTTAAAGCCTTGCTGCTTGATGTTAACGAAGAAAAAGGCAGGAAAAGGACGCATTCTCTCAGACGAATATACCACCTTCTGGAGCTTGATTTAAGGCTTGTAGGCATAAACTCTCTTGCAAGTTTTTACAGGCTTGTGGAAGACTTCGTAAAAAGTGAGTGGGGAAGTTGGGAAAGGTTAGAAGTTGCAAGGAGGGGAATTAAGGAAGCTCCGAAGGTTTCGAAGGGTAAAGTGCAAAGAGAAAAGGGCTTGGTGGAGATAGACGCAACGGGCTATGTGTTTGCAGGAAAGCAATGCTCTATCCTCTTTGCTCTTGAGCTTTACTCCATGAGGATTTTGGGCTTTTACACGGTAGAAAACAAAGAAAAGAATGCCACGCACTACAACAAAGCCTTCTCCAGTCTCGATGTTGCTAAGTTTATGTTTCAGTTGTTTTTAAGACACGGCGTCCCCAAGGCAGTAAAAACGGACAATGAAAAAATTCCTACCTCTGAACATATCACAAGGGCTTTGAAAGAACTCGGAGTTGAAATTCGCAGGACAAAGCCTTATCAGGCAAACCAGAAGCTTATAGAACGGGTCATCAGAGAGCTAAAAGACATAGCAAGAACTATCAAAGCAGGGAGTATAAACGACCTGATAAGTCTTGCGATAAACACATACAACCGCACTGCACACAACTTTGAACACTTCCAGAAGCCAGTTGCACCTGCAGAGGTTGAATTGCAAGGATTTAGTGAGGTAGACGAAGGCAGACTTCGCAAAGCCTTTGCAGAGAGGTTTGAGAGGACAATTCGCAATCACACCATCACAATAGACAACCTGAGATATGAGTTTTACTTACCGCAGGAAGAAAAAGAGCTTGGCAGAGATAAGAACGCTCCCAGAGTCATATGTCTGCGGGACATAGAGGACATAACAAAGCTTGAGGTGTATGCTTCCTCGGGAGAGTTTCTCGGCTATGCAAGACTTGTATCAACCGAACTGCCTTCACTTGACCCAGTGGAATACAAACAGCATAAGCAGAAAAGTAAGAGGGTGGAGAAGAGGGAGGAGAAGCTACGGGAGGAACTTCGTGAGTTACAGGAAGCCCGTATATCTGAGACGCAAGAGGAAGACATTCTTTGCTTGCTATCAAGCCCTGCTCCAGAGCCTGAGCCTCAAGGGGTTCAGGAAGAGGAGTGGGACATTCTAAAAATTTACGAAGGAGGGTAAAACATGGTGCATGCAGAACAGGTTTTAAGAGGAGTAGTTAACACGCTCAGGCAGATAAGAGAGCAAACAGGCTCACCCGTGCATGCCCTCGTATGGGGTGTATGGGGCAACGGCAAGACTTTTTCTGCAAAAGCTATTGCAAGAGAAAACAGAGATGTGTTTTACTACAAAGTGCCAGCCGAGGAAATTACAGCGAGCAAACTGGTAAAAGGCATAAGCCTTGCCTGCGGGGCTGGTATGAGGCAGACGAAGGAGGCTACTCTTGACCTGTTAAAGTTCACCATAGCCACACTACAAATCAAGCCAATCGTCGTTATAGATGAAGCACAGAGGGGTTTAAAAAGAGCATTGCTCCTGAACGAGCTAAAAGACCTTGCAGAAGACACAGACACACATCTTAGCTACATTTTCCTCGGAGACCAGAGCCTGCCAAAGGTTGTGCAGTCTACTCCTCATAGCATATACAGGAGAGTGGTTATCAGAAAGGAGCTTGAGCAGATAACAAAAGAGACAATAGAGCATGCACTGAGAGAGAAGAAAGTAAGCGGAGATGTGGAGGTTTTCTACAAACTCGCGAAGGACAGAGGCTGGACAACTCTGGATATCTATTTTATCGCAAGCATCCTTCAGAAGCTAAAGGCGGAAGCTACAGAGGAAAACATCATAAAAGCATCAAAAACCCTCGGGAGGTAGGCATGTATACGGACGGCATGGTCTGGGCTGAAATGCTGAAGTTAAAAGTCTTCAGACCTGAGGACGTTGTAAATTCTCTCAATCCGCCACCTGGCCCGATGAGAAAGTGGGTAAAGCAGAAAGTCCACTCTCTCATATCCGCACAGGTGAGAGATGGGCTTTTAAGGCGTATTGTAGAAAACCCGCCCGTTTTTGCTACACTGCATGCGGAAGAGGAAGATATACAGAGAATTATGAAATCCTGCCAGGTGTGTGGGAAGTTTTTCATCCCAAACCGTTCGGACAATCTGTATTGCTCCCCCACCTGCAGAATGCAGGTAAAGCAGGAAAGAACAAGGCGTATAAGAAAGGCCAGGGGCGTAGGAACAATAAAGAAAAAGTGGACGCAGGAGGAGATAAAAAGGCTTGAAGAACTGGTCCACCGCCCTGCAAAGCCAGGGGAGATAAGAATGGCGGCAGATGAACTTGGCAGAAGCATCGAGGCAGTAAGGAGCAAGCTTAAGGAACTAAAACGCTCAGAAGGAGGTGAAAAACATGCGCAAGTGTAAAACTCTACTGAGACAACTTGAGCAAGTTCTTGAAAGCAAAACAGGGCAAGAAGCTTACAAAAGGCTCACGAAGATAGTTGAGGAACTGAGGCAATATATCCAATTTCACGAGGAGAGGGCAGAACGGTATGGCAAAAGCATACAACATCTTATGGGGTGGTATATAAAGTTGTGGAACGGCACTCCTCCAGAAAGCTTTGGCTATAGCAAATGGCAGGATAGGGTAGGCAAAGCATTAAGGGAGTTGATACAGATATACGAACAAAACGGACTTGGGGTAGAGGACATAAAAAAGGATTACGAAGAGTTTAGAAGACTAAAAGAAGGCTATCTAAAAGGGGACGGCTCTATAACATGGTTCAGAACAGTCCTGCCAAGAATAAAACGGACACACCGAGAAAGTGGAAAGTGGGTATCCCCAGAAAACACTCGGGGGCTTGACTACTACATGGATGACATAGATGACATGCCCGACTGGGCAGAGGAGGGGTAAGGATGAGAGCTAATAGGCAGGAGATGATAGAGCTGGCTAAAAGAATTCACAGGACACTTGACAGTATAGAAGAAATGTTGAGAGAGGAGTTTGGGGATGACTATGCAATACTGAAAACGGTTGTTCTAAGACTTACAGCACTGAGGGGTAAAGCTGGGGCAGAGCGAGTTAGCACAAAACAATCTGCTCTGAAAACTGCGCAACAACTAAAAGAGGAGGTAAAGGAATGGTTAGGGCGGTAAAAAACAGAGAAGAGCTTGAAAAACTCTATAAAGGCAGGCCAGTGGTTTCAATAAGAGAAGAGGAGTATTTCTTCTGGATAGAGTTGAAAAACGGCAAAGGCACATATCTGGAAAAAGTGCTTAAAGTCCTCAGTCTTGAAACTATACAGAAAATCCTTCTTGGGCTTGGCTTTCCACCCAGAGTAGTAAAAAAACTGCAAGAGACAAAAAAGACAGACCTCACGGAGTTTTGCCTGAAAACCCTGCATGCGGGCGGGGTAATTCTTACTGGACCTGCAGGAACAGGCAAAACGCATGCGATTATTTATGCCATCGCACAGCTGCTAAGGAAATACAGGGTAAAAAACCCGCTCTACATCTCCTGTCCAGATATGCAGGACTTTAAAGCCCTGCGTGAGGCATACAGAGAGGCGGACATGATTATATTAGATGATGTTAGCAAATTTCTGAGAGATTTTCACCTTGACTTCGTGAGAGAGGTTATATATCACGCCTATAACGAAGAAAAAAGGCTTGCGATAATAAGCAACCTGGATATAAAAGACCTGTTTGGCTTGCTTGCAGAAGAGCCGATAATTTCCAGACTGAGAGAGGTGTGTGTGTTGAGGAGGGTGGAGGGCGCTGATTTACGCTTAAAACCAAAATCTCATAAAGGAACTGTGAAATCCTTGCATGATACTTAACAGGAAATCGCTAACTTTGAAAATAAGATGACAGAAGTTCTTTACAGTATACAAGAAGTTGCAGCCTTACTAAAGGTTTCACCACGCACGGTATACTCCTGGGTTGATGCCGGCTATCTAAACGCCATTAAGCTCCCATCCGGCACACTGAGAATAAAACAAAGCGACCTCGCAACTTTCATAAGAAACAATCTCACGCAAGACGAGACAATCCCGCAAAGGTTGAGAAGACCAAGCAGGTCTATGCTAAAACAGGCAGACCTGAATTCTGTAATAGTTTCCTCTTTAAAACATGAACTCAAAACCCTACAGGAAATAAACAACTTACAGCTTTTGAAATTTAAGCTCTCTCAGATAATTCACAGCCTTGAAATTCTTGCTTGAAAGCCTCTCGTAGCTTCTGCAATATTAAAGCCATGTCCTACGCAAAAGGAGCACGTATAGAAAGAGAAATAAAAGCTCTGTTTGAGCAGGCGGGCTTTCAGGTAGTAAGGTCCGCAGGTTCGCACACAGACACAGACTTATATATATATAATAAGGAAATAGGTATCTCTCTCGGGGTTCAGGTCAAGGCTCGCAAATCCCTGCAGGTCTACGCCTGGCTTTCTTCTGCAGACGCCCTTGTGCTAAAGGCAGACAGAAAAGAGCCTCTTATTGTCATGCCTCTGAAAACCTTTCTGGAGGTAGTCAAGTGGAGACAGCGGTAATAAACTCAGTAGTCAGACTAATATCTGAGGAAGCTCTGGCTCTGGTGGTTTTGCTTGCGCTAATCTTTCAGCTTTTCTACATGAACAAGGCGATAGAGCGGGTGGAAAAGGCGGTAAGCAGGCTAAAAGAGGATATAGAGGCTTTAGAGCGAAAAAAGGTAGACAAGGAGGTTCACCTTCAGGATGTGTCCGGGTGGAGGTGGGAAATACAGAGATTGGAAGAGCGGATGGAGAAATTCTTCGACAGACTCACCGAGCTTATACAACTTCTGAAGGAGAAATAAGATGAGAGGCAGAATAACTGCTCTAAGAGGAAGAATTTTACAGCTTCTAAAACAAAACATTGCAGGACTGGACAGGGATGGCATAGTGCATGTGTTTTATCAGTATTACAAAGTCTCTGAGATAGAGGAAGCCCTGCACTATCTGGAAGGCAAGGGCTATCTACAAGCAGAAGAGGTTAAGCTAAAGCCTTATATGAGCTACAAGGTTTACAGAATAACTCCAAGGGGTATCGACCTCCTTGACGGCATAGAGACAGATAAAGGTGTAGCTGTGCCACAGGAGGAGGAATGATGGCACGCAGAAGCAAGGCAGACCTGCTGGACATCATACAGTATATCATTCACCTTTACCACAAAGAAAAAAGAACTAT contains:
- a CDS encoding helix-turn-helix domain-containing protein; protein product: MTEVLYSIQEVAALLKVSPRTVYSWVDAGYLNAIKLPSGTLRIKQSDLATFIRNNLTQDETIPQRLRRPSRSMLKQADLNSVIVSSLKHELKTLQEINNLQLLKFKLSQIIHSLEILA
- a CDS encoding ATP-binding protein, whose protein sequence is MVHAEQVLRGVVNTLRQIREQTGSPVHALVWGVWGNGKTFSAKAIARENRDVFYYKVPAEEITASKLVKGISLACGAGMRQTKEATLDLLKFTIATLQIKPIVVIDEAQRGLKRALLLNELKDLAEDTDTHLSYIFLGDQSLPKVVQSTPHSIYRRVVIRKELEQITKETIEHALREKKVSGDVEVFYKLAKDRGWTTLDIYFIASILQKLKAEATEENIIKASKTLGR
- a CDS encoding Holliday junction resolvase, whose translation is MSYAKGARIEREIKALFEQAGFQVVRSAGSHTDTDLYIYNKEIGISLGVQVKARKSLQVYAWLSSADALVLKADRKEPLIVMPLKTFLEVVKWRQR
- a CDS encoding helix-turn-helix domain-containing protein — translated: MKLRAIQLYLQGFSVSQIAKLLKHNRATIYRWIKGLPQKRRGRQRKVREIPNELIEKLKALLLDVNEEKGRKRTHSLRRIYHLLELDLRLVGINSLASFYRLVEDFVKSEWGSWERLEVARRGIKEAPKVSKGKVQREKGLVEIDATGYVFAGKQCSILFALELYSMRILGFYTVENKEKNATHYNKAFSSLDVAKFMFQLFLRHGVPKAVKTDNEKIPTSEHITRALKELGVEIRRTKPYQANQKLIERVIRELKDIARTIKAGSINDLISLAINTYNRTAHNFEHFQKPVAPAEVELQGFSEVDEGRLRKAFAERFERTIRNHTITIDNLRYEFYLPQEEKELGRDKNAPRVICLRDIEDITKLEVYASSGEFLGYARLVSTELPSLDPVEYKQHKQKSKRVEKREEKLREELRELQEARISETQEEDILCLLSSPAPEPEPQGVQEEEWDILKIYEGG